One Triticum dicoccoides isolate Atlit2015 ecotype Zavitan chromosome 5B, WEW_v2.0, whole genome shotgun sequence genomic window carries:
- the LOC119311595 gene encoding noroxomaritidine synthase 1-like has product MDSEGTTCLYINEAIAMSIAFAPYIQVSSPPHTALAIIMSLISTALVLLVPLGLYLYMWSCTRSRSNDPAAAVPPTKWPILGMLPGLVANIYNFHEYSYALLAGSGLNFNGDGPPGAGMRFFITCDPANIQHIFTTNYSNFPKGAEFAAIFDVMAGGFFTIDGELWRLRRMKFVGVISSPRFADRVAAHCHDKVKNHLLPLLARMASTSTSFDMQEVMARLMFDITAMTVFSVDPGFLSLDMPPIDASLAMDTVMEVGFLRHTMPASLWKTLRWLNIGPERRLHEANRVLRRFVVDTMERRKTNGGQDEDEEVVGDILSLYINDPDYADDDLLCGTLISFMLAGRDTIGTTLPWIFYSLAQNPNVVSIIRNELSPIASHKVARGMGATVIFEPEETKSLVYLRATLYETLRLYPPAHMERKTVVTDDTMPSGHEVYAGDAIYISLYSMGRMESLWGKDCLDFNPNRWLLEDGNKIKYVPSNKFLAFNSGPRMCPGKEIAVVQMKTIIAAVVWNFDLELVESQSIQPKLSCLLQMKNGLMMKLKKREA; this is encoded by the coding sequence ATGGACTCAGAGGGAACAACTTGTCTATATATAAATGAAGCCATCGCCATGTCCATTGCATTTGCACCTTACATCCAAGTAAGTAGTCCTCCCCACACCGCACTAGCGATAATAATGTCACTCATCTCCACAGCACTTGTGCTACTTGTTCCCCTAGGTCTTTACTTGTACATGTGGTCTTGTACTCGTAGTAGATCAAATGACCCAGCAGCAGCAGTGCCCCCCACAAAATGGCCAATACTAGGCATGCTCCCTGGTCTCGTGGCCAACATCTACAACTTCCATGAGTACAGCTATGCGCTCCTCGCCGgatcaggcctcaacttcaatgggGACGGCCCGCCTGGGGCCGGGATGCGGTTCTTCATCACCTGCGACCCTGCCAACATCCAGCACATCTTCACGACCAACTACTCCAACTTCCCCAAGGGCGCCGAATTCGCCGCCATATTCGACGTCATGGCTGGTGGCTTCTTCACCATCGATGGCGAGCTGTGGCGCTTGCGCCGCATGAAGTTCGTGGGCGTGATCAGCAGCCCACGGTTTGCTGACCGTGTGGCAGCTCATTGCCATGACAAGGTGAAGAACCACCTCCTCCCGTTGCTTGCCCGCATGGCGAGCACTAGCACTTCGTTCGACATGCAAGAAGTAATGGCAAGGTTAATGTTTGACATCACCGCCATGACAGTCTTTAGCGTTGACCCTGGCTTCCTGTCCTTGGACATGCCTCCGATTGACGCCTCCCTTGCCATGGACACGGTCATGGAGGTGGGGTTTCTCCGACACACCATGCCGGCCTCTTTGTGGAAGACATTGAGGTGGCTAAATATTGGTCCCGAGAGAAGGCTCCACGAAGCAAACAGAGTGCTCCGCAGGTTTGTCGTGGATACGATGGAGAGGAGGAAGACCAACGGAGGCCAAGATGAGGATGAAGAGGTTGTGGGGGAtattttatctctctacatcaatgACCCAGACTACGCTGACGATGACTTGCTCTGTGGAACACTCATTAGCTTCATGCTCGCTGGGAGGGACACAATCGGCACAACTCTGCCATGGATATTCTACAGCCTCGCCCAGAACCCTAATGTCGTGTCAATCATCCGTAATGAACTCTCACCTATTGCATCGCACAAAGTAGCCCGCGGCATGGGTGCCACGGTCATCTTTGAGCCGGAGGAGACCAAATCTCTGGTCTATCTGAGAGCCACCTTGTACGAGACTCTCAGGCTATACCCACCAGCGCATATGGAGCGCAAGACGGTGGTTaccgatgataccatgccaagtggaCATGAGGTGTACGCCGGTGATGCCATCTACATCTCTCTCTACTCCATGGGAAGAATGGAGAGCTTGTGGGGTAAAGACTGCCTTGACTTTAACCCAAACAGATGGCTCTTGGAGGATGGCAACAAGATCAAGTACGTGCCATCTAACAAGTTCCTGGCCTTCAACTCGGGCCCAAGGATGTGCCCAGGCAAGGAAATCGCAGTTGTGCAGATGAAGACCATCATTGCCGCAGTCGTGTGGAACTTTGACCTGGAGCTGGTGGAAAGCCAGAGCATCCAACCCAAGCTATCTTGTTTACTGCAGATGAAAAATGGGCTCATGATGAAGCTGAAGAAACGAGAAGCGTAG
- the LOC119311593 gene encoding mediator of RNA polymerase II transcription subunit 8-like isoform X2, translating into MDAAAAAPGAAAGGQQQQPAPPRAERLNAEVHTLLNLEGMRARAVGLYKAISRILEDFDAIARVNPSGSPKWQDVLGQFSMVSMELFNIVEDIKKVNKGFVVYPRNVNAENAAILPVMLSSKLLPEMEVEETTKREQLLSGITNLPVPSQMEKLKARIDMIANACETAERVIAECRKTHGLGTRQGANLGPMLDKAQAAKIQEQENLLRAAVNYGEGLRVSGDQRQMHSSLPSHLIEVLATGDGAHNFGDNSGAYPKNTPAFSPNNVNAQGNPMQASGGQLLGRSAPSPGTAGTPNFENVSTPPMPYANSPRSGTNMMNTPSPQQHLTPQQQRQKLMQASQQQQQQLRPSAAGMLAQSSVPQLQDLQGQAQQKVQVAGQQQMQYSQAQALSQFQNRQMQAARMQPGMSQSQLNQGNQLRSHLGQFTGAANSAMFTAAQASSNSQMMANIPGTMQTMQSQSMMPQMQFGLTGGHPQRSHQMMTDQMYGMGGANTTSMMGMQMQQQQQQQQQQQQQQQQQQQQQQGLYGNMQGGGQSLQQQGMVGLQNQQQNQMQNQMQNQMQNQLQNQMPNPNFSQQRQQNQQ; encoded by the exons atggacgcggcggcggcggctccgggcgcCGCGGCGGGAGGGCAGCAGCAGCAGCCCGCGCCTCCCCGGGCGGAGCGGCTCAACGCGGAGGTGCACACCCTGCTGAACCTGGAGGGCATGCGGGCGCGCGCGGTGGGGCTCTACAAGGCCATCTCCCGCATCCTCGAGGACTTCGACGCCATCGCCCGCGTCAACCCCAGCGGCTCCCCCAAGTG GCAGGACGTGCTCGGCCAGTTCTCCATGGTGAGCATGGAGCTCTTCAACATCGTCGAGGACATCAAGAAGGTGAACAAGGGGTTCGTCGTGTACCCCAGGAACGTCAACGCCGAGAACGCTGCAA TACTGCCTGTAATGCTGTCGTCAAAGCTCTTGCCGGAGATGGAAGTCGAGGAAACTACAAAGAGGGAACAGTTGTTGTCTGGAATAACGAATCTGCCCGTGCCTTCTCAAATGGAAAAGTTAAAG GCTCGGATAGACATGATTGCGAATGCGTGTGAAACTGCTGAGAGAGTAATCGCTGAGTGCCGTAAGACTCATGGTCTAGGAACCCGTCAGGGGGCAAATCTTGGTCCAATGTTGGATAAGGCACAAGCTGCAAAGATACAGGAGCAGGAAAATCTACTTAGAGCGGCAGTAAATTATGGTGAAG GATTGCGGGTATCGGGAGACCAAAGGCAGATGCATTCATCTCTTCCTAGCCATCTAATTGAAGTACTTGCTACTGGAGACGGGGCTCATAATTTTGGTGATAATTCTG GTGCCTATCCCAAAAATACACCAGCATTTTCACCTAATAATGTCAACGCCCAGGGAAATCCAATGCAG GCATCTGGAGGACAATTACTTGGCAGATCTGCTCCATCGCCTGGAACTGCCGGAACCCCTAATTTTGAAAATGTGTCTACTCCTCCAATGCCATATGCTAACTCCCCTAGGTCAGGCACCAATATGATGAATACCCCTTCACCACAGCAACATCTGACACCACAGCAGCAGAGGCAAAAGCTGATGCAAGCAtctcagcaacagcagcagcagctgaGGCCATCAGCTGCTGGGATGCTAGCACAG AGCTCGGTTCCTCAGTTACAAGATCTACAGGGACAAGCTCAACAAAAAGTACAG GTCGCTGGCCAACAGCAAATGCAGTACAGCCAAGCACAAGCCTTGTCACAGTTTCAGAATAGGCAGATGCAGGCTGCACGCATGCAGCCAGGCATGTCTCAGAGCCAACTGAACCAAGGAAATCAGTTGAGAAGCCATTTGGGCCAGTTCACTGGAGCTGCAAACAGTGCAATGTTTACTGCTGCACAGGCATCTTCAAACTCACAAATG ATGGCAAACATACCTGGGACTATGCAAACAATGCAGTCACAGTCAATGATGCCACAAATGCAG TTTGGTTTGACTGGTGGGCATCCTCAGAGGAGTCATCAAATGATGACCGACCAAA TGTACGGAATGGGAGGCGCAAATACCACGAGCATGATGGGAATGcaaatgcagcagcagcagcagcagcagcagcagcagcaacagcagcagcagcagcagcagcagcagcagcaagggctATATGGGAACATGCAAGGAGGCGGTCAGAGCTTGCAGCAGCAGGGCATGGTGGGCCTTCAGAACCAGCAGCAAAACCAAATGCAGAACCAGATGCAAAACCAGATGCAAAACCAGCTGCAGAATCAGATGCCGAACCCGAACTTCTCCCAGCAGAGGCAGCAAAACCAGCAATGA
- the LOC119311593 gene encoding mediator of RNA polymerase II transcription subunit 8-like isoform X3: MDAAAAAPGAAAGGQQQQPAPPRAERLNAEVHTLLNLEGMRARAVGLYKAISRILEDFDAIARVNPSGSPKWQDVLGQFSMVSMELFNIVEDIKKVNKGFVVYPRNVNAENAAILPVMLSSKLLPEMEVEETTKREQLLSGITNLPVPSQMEKLKARIDMIANACETAERVIAECRKTHGLGTRQGANLGPMLDKAQAAKIQEQENLLRAAVNYGEGLRVSGDQRQMHSSLPSHLIEVLATGDGAHNFGDNSGAYPKNTPAFSPNNVNAQGNPMQASGGQLLGRSAPSPGTAGTPNFENVSTPPMPYANSPRSGTNMMNTPSPQQHLTPQQQRQKLMQASQQQQQQLRPSAAGMLAQSSVPQLQDLQGQAQQKVAGQQQMQYSQAQALSQFQNRQMQAARMQPGMSQSQLNQGNQLRSHLGQFTGAANSAMFTAAQASSNSQMMANIPGTMQTMQSQSMMPQMQQFGLTGGHPQRSHQMMTDQMYGMGGANTTSMMGMQMQQQQQQQQQQQQQQQQQQQQQQGLYGNMQGGGQSLQQQGMVGLQNQQQNQMQNQMQNQMQNQLQNQMPNPNFSQQRQQNQQ; the protein is encoded by the exons atggacgcggcggcggcggctccgggcgcCGCGGCGGGAGGGCAGCAGCAGCAGCCCGCGCCTCCCCGGGCGGAGCGGCTCAACGCGGAGGTGCACACCCTGCTGAACCTGGAGGGCATGCGGGCGCGCGCGGTGGGGCTCTACAAGGCCATCTCCCGCATCCTCGAGGACTTCGACGCCATCGCCCGCGTCAACCCCAGCGGCTCCCCCAAGTG GCAGGACGTGCTCGGCCAGTTCTCCATGGTGAGCATGGAGCTCTTCAACATCGTCGAGGACATCAAGAAGGTGAACAAGGGGTTCGTCGTGTACCCCAGGAACGTCAACGCCGAGAACGCTGCAA TACTGCCTGTAATGCTGTCGTCAAAGCTCTTGCCGGAGATGGAAGTCGAGGAAACTACAAAGAGGGAACAGTTGTTGTCTGGAATAACGAATCTGCCCGTGCCTTCTCAAATGGAAAAGTTAAAG GCTCGGATAGACATGATTGCGAATGCGTGTGAAACTGCTGAGAGAGTAATCGCTGAGTGCCGTAAGACTCATGGTCTAGGAACCCGTCAGGGGGCAAATCTTGGTCCAATGTTGGATAAGGCACAAGCTGCAAAGATACAGGAGCAGGAAAATCTACTTAGAGCGGCAGTAAATTATGGTGAAG GATTGCGGGTATCGGGAGACCAAAGGCAGATGCATTCATCTCTTCCTAGCCATCTAATTGAAGTACTTGCTACTGGAGACGGGGCTCATAATTTTGGTGATAATTCTG GTGCCTATCCCAAAAATACACCAGCATTTTCACCTAATAATGTCAACGCCCAGGGAAATCCAATGCAG GCATCTGGAGGACAATTACTTGGCAGATCTGCTCCATCGCCTGGAACTGCCGGAACCCCTAATTTTGAAAATGTGTCTACTCCTCCAATGCCATATGCTAACTCCCCTAGGTCAGGCACCAATATGATGAATACCCCTTCACCACAGCAACATCTGACACCACAGCAGCAGAGGCAAAAGCTGATGCAAGCAtctcagcaacagcagcagcagctgaGGCCATCAGCTGCTGGGATGCTAGCACAG AGCTCGGTTCCTCAGTTACAAGATCTACAGGGACAAGCTCAACAAAAA GTCGCTGGCCAACAGCAAATGCAGTACAGCCAAGCACAAGCCTTGTCACAGTTTCAGAATAGGCAGATGCAGGCTGCACGCATGCAGCCAGGCATGTCTCAGAGCCAACTGAACCAAGGAAATCAGTTGAGAAGCCATTTGGGCCAGTTCACTGGAGCTGCAAACAGTGCAATGTTTACTGCTGCACAGGCATCTTCAAACTCACAAATG ATGGCAAACATACCTGGGACTATGCAAACAATGCAGTCACAGTCAATGATGCCACAAATGCAG CAGTTTGGTTTGACTGGTGGGCATCCTCAGAGGAGTCATCAAATGATGACCGACCAAA TGTACGGAATGGGAGGCGCAAATACCACGAGCATGATGGGAATGcaaatgcagcagcagcagcagcagcagcagcagcagcaacagcagcagcagcagcagcagcagcagcagcaagggctATATGGGAACATGCAAGGAGGCGGTCAGAGCTTGCAGCAGCAGGGCATGGTGGGCCTTCAGAACCAGCAGCAAAACCAAATGCAGAACCAGATGCAAAACCAGATGCAAAACCAGCTGCAGAATCAGATGCCGAACCCGAACTTCTCCCAGCAGAGGCAGCAAAACCAGCAATGA
- the LOC119311593 gene encoding mediator of RNA polymerase II transcription subunit 8-like isoform X1 produces MDAAAAAPGAAAGGQQQQPAPPRAERLNAEVHTLLNLEGMRARAVGLYKAISRILEDFDAIARVNPSGSPKWQDVLGQFSMVSMELFNIVEDIKKVNKGFVVYPRNVNAENAAILPVMLSSKLLPEMEVEETTKREQLLSGITNLPVPSQMEKLKARIDMIANACETAERVIAECRKTHGLGTRQGANLGPMLDKAQAAKIQEQENLLRAAVNYGEGLRVSGDQRQMHSSLPSHLIEVLATGDGAHNFGDNSGAYPKNTPAFSPNNVNAQGNPMQASGGQLLGRSAPSPGTAGTPNFENVSTPPMPYANSPRSGTNMMNTPSPQQHLTPQQQRQKLMQASQQQQQQLRPSAAGMLAQSSVPQLQDLQGQAQQKVQVAGQQQMQYSQAQALSQFQNRQMQAARMQPGMSQSQLNQGNQLRSHLGQFTGAANSAMFTAAQASSNSQMMANIPGTMQTMQSQSMMPQMQQFGLTGGHPQRSHQMMTDQMYGMGGANTTSMMGMQMQQQQQQQQQQQQQQQQQQQQQQGLYGNMQGGGQSLQQQGMVGLQNQQQNQMQNQMQNQMQNQLQNQMPNPNFSQQRQQNQQ; encoded by the exons atggacgcggcggcggcggctccgggcgcCGCGGCGGGAGGGCAGCAGCAGCAGCCCGCGCCTCCCCGGGCGGAGCGGCTCAACGCGGAGGTGCACACCCTGCTGAACCTGGAGGGCATGCGGGCGCGCGCGGTGGGGCTCTACAAGGCCATCTCCCGCATCCTCGAGGACTTCGACGCCATCGCCCGCGTCAACCCCAGCGGCTCCCCCAAGTG GCAGGACGTGCTCGGCCAGTTCTCCATGGTGAGCATGGAGCTCTTCAACATCGTCGAGGACATCAAGAAGGTGAACAAGGGGTTCGTCGTGTACCCCAGGAACGTCAACGCCGAGAACGCTGCAA TACTGCCTGTAATGCTGTCGTCAAAGCTCTTGCCGGAGATGGAAGTCGAGGAAACTACAAAGAGGGAACAGTTGTTGTCTGGAATAACGAATCTGCCCGTGCCTTCTCAAATGGAAAAGTTAAAG GCTCGGATAGACATGATTGCGAATGCGTGTGAAACTGCTGAGAGAGTAATCGCTGAGTGCCGTAAGACTCATGGTCTAGGAACCCGTCAGGGGGCAAATCTTGGTCCAATGTTGGATAAGGCACAAGCTGCAAAGATACAGGAGCAGGAAAATCTACTTAGAGCGGCAGTAAATTATGGTGAAG GATTGCGGGTATCGGGAGACCAAAGGCAGATGCATTCATCTCTTCCTAGCCATCTAATTGAAGTACTTGCTACTGGAGACGGGGCTCATAATTTTGGTGATAATTCTG GTGCCTATCCCAAAAATACACCAGCATTTTCACCTAATAATGTCAACGCCCAGGGAAATCCAATGCAG GCATCTGGAGGACAATTACTTGGCAGATCTGCTCCATCGCCTGGAACTGCCGGAACCCCTAATTTTGAAAATGTGTCTACTCCTCCAATGCCATATGCTAACTCCCCTAGGTCAGGCACCAATATGATGAATACCCCTTCACCACAGCAACATCTGACACCACAGCAGCAGAGGCAAAAGCTGATGCAAGCAtctcagcaacagcagcagcagctgaGGCCATCAGCTGCTGGGATGCTAGCACAG AGCTCGGTTCCTCAGTTACAAGATCTACAGGGACAAGCTCAACAAAAAGTACAG GTCGCTGGCCAACAGCAAATGCAGTACAGCCAAGCACAAGCCTTGTCACAGTTTCAGAATAGGCAGATGCAGGCTGCACGCATGCAGCCAGGCATGTCTCAGAGCCAACTGAACCAAGGAAATCAGTTGAGAAGCCATTTGGGCCAGTTCACTGGAGCTGCAAACAGTGCAATGTTTACTGCTGCACAGGCATCTTCAAACTCACAAATG ATGGCAAACATACCTGGGACTATGCAAACAATGCAGTCACAGTCAATGATGCCACAAATGCAG CAGTTTGGTTTGACTGGTGGGCATCCTCAGAGGAGTCATCAAATGATGACCGACCAAA TGTACGGAATGGGAGGCGCAAATACCACGAGCATGATGGGAATGcaaatgcagcagcagcagcagcagcagcagcagcagcaacagcagcagcagcagcagcagcagcagcagcaagggctATATGGGAACATGCAAGGAGGCGGTCAGAGCTTGCAGCAGCAGGGCATGGTGGGCCTTCAGAACCAGCAGCAAAACCAAATGCAGAACCAGATGCAAAACCAGATGCAAAACCAGCTGCAGAATCAGATGCCGAACCCGAACTTCTCCCAGCAGAGGCAGCAAAACCAGCAATGA
- the LOC119311593 gene encoding mediator of RNA polymerase II transcription subunit 8-like isoform X4 yields the protein MDAAAAAPGAAAGGQQQQPAPPRAERLNAEVHTLLNLEGMRARAVGLYKAISRILEDFDAIARVNPSGSPKWQDVLGQFSMVSMELFNIVEDIKKVNKGFVVYPRNVNAENAAILPVMLSSKLLPEMEVEETTKREQLLSGITNLPVPSQMEKLKARIDMIANACETAERVIAECRKTHGLGTRQGANLGPMLDKAQAAKIQEQENLLRAAVNYGEGLRVSGDQRQMHSSLPSHLIEVLATGDGAHNFGDNSGAYPKNTPAFSPNNVNAQGNPMQASGGQLLGRSAPSPGTAGTPNFENVSTPPMPYANSPRSGTNMMNTPSPQQHLTPQQQRQKLMQASQQQQQQLRPSAAGMLAQSSVPQLQDLQGQAQQKVQVAGQQQMQYSQAQALSQFQNRQMQAARMQPGMSQSQLNQGNQLRSHLGQFTGAANSAMFTAAQASSNSQMMANIPGTMQTMQSQSMMPQMQQFGLTGGHPQRSHQMMTDQMYGMGGANTTSMMGMQMQQQQQQQQQQGLYGNMQGGGQSLQQQGMVGLQNQQQNQMQNQMQNQMQNQLQNQMPNPNFSQQRQQNQQ from the exons atggacgcggcggcggcggctccgggcgcCGCGGCGGGAGGGCAGCAGCAGCAGCCCGCGCCTCCCCGGGCGGAGCGGCTCAACGCGGAGGTGCACACCCTGCTGAACCTGGAGGGCATGCGGGCGCGCGCGGTGGGGCTCTACAAGGCCATCTCCCGCATCCTCGAGGACTTCGACGCCATCGCCCGCGTCAACCCCAGCGGCTCCCCCAAGTG GCAGGACGTGCTCGGCCAGTTCTCCATGGTGAGCATGGAGCTCTTCAACATCGTCGAGGACATCAAGAAGGTGAACAAGGGGTTCGTCGTGTACCCCAGGAACGTCAACGCCGAGAACGCTGCAA TACTGCCTGTAATGCTGTCGTCAAAGCTCTTGCCGGAGATGGAAGTCGAGGAAACTACAAAGAGGGAACAGTTGTTGTCTGGAATAACGAATCTGCCCGTGCCTTCTCAAATGGAAAAGTTAAAG GCTCGGATAGACATGATTGCGAATGCGTGTGAAACTGCTGAGAGAGTAATCGCTGAGTGCCGTAAGACTCATGGTCTAGGAACCCGTCAGGGGGCAAATCTTGGTCCAATGTTGGATAAGGCACAAGCTGCAAAGATACAGGAGCAGGAAAATCTACTTAGAGCGGCAGTAAATTATGGTGAAG GATTGCGGGTATCGGGAGACCAAAGGCAGATGCATTCATCTCTTCCTAGCCATCTAATTGAAGTACTTGCTACTGGAGACGGGGCTCATAATTTTGGTGATAATTCTG GTGCCTATCCCAAAAATACACCAGCATTTTCACCTAATAATGTCAACGCCCAGGGAAATCCAATGCAG GCATCTGGAGGACAATTACTTGGCAGATCTGCTCCATCGCCTGGAACTGCCGGAACCCCTAATTTTGAAAATGTGTCTACTCCTCCAATGCCATATGCTAACTCCCCTAGGTCAGGCACCAATATGATGAATACCCCTTCACCACAGCAACATCTGACACCACAGCAGCAGAGGCAAAAGCTGATGCAAGCAtctcagcaacagcagcagcagctgaGGCCATCAGCTGCTGGGATGCTAGCACAG AGCTCGGTTCCTCAGTTACAAGATCTACAGGGACAAGCTCAACAAAAAGTACAG GTCGCTGGCCAACAGCAAATGCAGTACAGCCAAGCACAAGCCTTGTCACAGTTTCAGAATAGGCAGATGCAGGCTGCACGCATGCAGCCAGGCATGTCTCAGAGCCAACTGAACCAAGGAAATCAGTTGAGAAGCCATTTGGGCCAGTTCACTGGAGCTGCAAACAGTGCAATGTTTACTGCTGCACAGGCATCTTCAAACTCACAAATG ATGGCAAACATACCTGGGACTATGCAAACAATGCAGTCACAGTCAATGATGCCACAAATGCAG CAGTTTGGTTTGACTGGTGGGCATCCTCAGAGGAGTCATCAAATGATGACCGACCAAA TGTACGGAATGGGAGGCGCAAATACCACGAGCATGATGGGAATGcaaat gcagcagcagcagcagcagcagcagcagcaagggctATATGGGAACATGCAAGGAGGCGGTCAGAGCTTGCAGCAGCAGGGCATGGTGGGCCTTCAGAACCAGCAGCAAAACCAAATGCAGAACCAGATGCAAAACCAGATGCAAAACCAGCTGCAGAATCAGATGCCGAACCCGAACTTCTCCCAGCAGAGGCAGCAAAACCAGCAATGA